One window of the Camelina sativa cultivar DH55 chromosome 1, Cs, whole genome shotgun sequence genome contains the following:
- the LOC104787569 gene encoding uncharacterized protein LOC104787569, which produces MEIESVRCECCGLMEDCTQDYISAVKSNFDNKWLCGLCSEAVRDEVSRQKMTTVDEAVKAHVSFCGKFKKDNPAVHVADGMRQMLRRRSGDLTTSSASKKFGRSNTTKLY; this is translated from the coding sequence atGGAGATAGAATCTGTGAGATGTGAGTGTTGTGGGTTAATGGAAGACTGCACACAAGACTACATTAGTGCGGTCAAATCTAACTTCGACAACAAATGGCTCTGTGGTCTTTGCTCCGAGGCCGTGAGGGACGAAGTGAGCCGCCAGAAGATGACCACAGTTGATGAAGCCGTTAAGGCTCACGTGTCGTTTTGTGGCAAGTTTAAAAAAGATAACCCCGCGGTTCATGTCGCCGACGGTATGAGGCAGATGCTACGGAGGAGGTCCGGTGACTTGACGACTTCCTCTGCGTCCAAGAAGTTTGGTAGATCTAACACCACCAAGTTGTACTAa
- the LOC104787578 gene encoding protein MARD1-like, with protein sequence MLKKRSRSKQALMAETNQNQTNQKQSKPTPFPRLFTAFSSFKSFTENDAVASPTSILDNKPFSVLKNPFGSDNPKLQETHLKPEPRRIGLAIVDSLIQDENSEPGSGTILFGSQLRIRVPDSPRSSSDFGIKTRNSQPESTTMKPTSGSGLGSPRVFSGYFSASDMELSEDYTCVTCHGPNPRTIHIFDNCIVESQPGVVFFRSSDPVNESDSDCSPPDSFLSSCCNCKKSLGPRDDIFMYRGDRAFCSSECRALEMMSDENDN encoded by the exons ATGctaaagaagagatcaagaagcAAGCAAGCTTTAATGGCGGAAACAAACCAGAACCAGACGaatcaaaaacagagtaaaccgACGCCGTTTCCAAGGCTCTTCACAGCTTTCAGTAGCTTCAAAAGCTTCACTGAAAACGACGCCGTCGCGAGCCCGACTTCGATCCTCGACAACAAACCTTTCTCCGTTTTGAAAAACCCGTTCGGATCCGACAACCCGAAACTCCAAGAAACCCATCTCAAACCCGAACCCAGAAGAATCGGACTCGCCATCGTCGACTCTCTCATCCAAGACGAAAACTCCGAACCTGGCTCCGGAACAATCCTATTCGGGTCACAGCTTCGGATCCGGGTCCCGGATTCTCCACGCTCCTCGTCGGACTTCGGGATCAAAACGAGGAACTCTCAACCGGAGTCGACAACGATGAAACCAACTTCCGGGTCAGGTCTCGGGTCTCCCCGGGTATTCTCCGGCTACTTCTCCGCCAGCGATATGGAGCTATCGGAGGATTACACATGCGTGACCTGTCACGGGCCTAACCCGAGAACCATTCATATATTCGATAACTGCATCGTGGAGAGCCAACCGGGCGTCGTGTTCTTTCGAAGCTCCGACCCGGTTAACGAATCGGATTCGGATTGTTCCCCACCCGACAGCTTTCTCAGTAGTTGCTGTAACTGTAAGAAGAGTCTTGGTCCTCGTGATGACATTTTCATGTACAG GGGAGATAGAGCCTTCTGTAGCAGTGAGTGCAGAGCCTTGGAGATGATGTctgatgaaaatgataattaa